One part of the [Synechococcus] sp. NIES-970 genome encodes these proteins:
- a CDS encoding hypothetical protein (conserved hypothetical protein), which produces MVAPESAENLSEQLDRIHRELLAIASQYEGNGERLLEILRQLELTHRQISEEYFYPSLPERRRDLYNILRDMETEGGWPYIARPKLKFILEKLLAAETENSTAE; this is translated from the coding sequence ATGGTTGCCCCTGAGTCCGCAGAAAATCTGTCTGAACAACTTGATCGCATTCATCGGGAATTGTTGGCGATCGCCAGCCAGTATGAAGGTAATGGGGAGCGTCTATTAGAAATTTTGCGCCAACTCGAACTCACCCATCGTCAGATTTCTGAAGAATATTTTTACCCGAGTCTGCCGGAGCGACGTCGGGATTTATACAATATCCTGCGGGATATGGAGACAGAGGGGGGCTGGCCGTATATTGCTCGCCCAAAGTTAAAGTTTATTTTAGAAAAATTACTGGCGGCTGAGACAGAAAATTCTACGGCAGAATAG